The Streptomyces phaeolivaceus genome has a window encoding:
- a CDS encoding family 2 encapsulin nanocompartment cargo protein terpene cyclase codes for MSGPSAADAPPRTRLPGPPSLARARRDRRGGAVPGLLYRPAVPADPAKAAEVDRRLEAWAERLDLFPREWKGQFAGFGMGRAIVLAYPGGASLEHLVVAGKLLLAENLVDNLYCEVDEGKGGSPHGLGGRLILAQSALDPLHGTPEAEERWGRGVRADGPLRSYHFALRDYAVLASPSQTDRLVHDLARLHLGYLGEAAWAETDHMPQVWEYLVMRQFNNFRPCLTVVDAVDGWELPEQLHARPEVQRITALAGNAATIVNDLYSFTKELANDPGHLNLPVVIAANERCGLKAAYLEAVEIHNRIMEIFEEESAALSATSPPIERYAAGLAAWVAGNHEWHATHTDRYSLPDYW; via the coding sequence ATGAGCGGGCCGTCAGCGGCCGACGCGCCGCCCCGGACCCGGCTCCCGGGGCCGCCCAGCCTCGCCCGTGCCCGGCGGGACCGGCGCGGCGGCGCGGTCCCCGGGCTGCTGTACCGGCCGGCCGTGCCCGCCGACCCCGCGAAGGCCGCCGAGGTCGACCGGCGGCTGGAGGCCTGGGCGGAGCGGCTGGACCTGTTCCCCCGGGAGTGGAAGGGACAGTTCGCGGGGTTCGGCATGGGCCGGGCGATCGTGCTGGCGTATCCGGGCGGCGCGAGCCTCGAACACCTCGTCGTCGCCGGGAAGTTGCTGCTCGCCGAGAATCTGGTCGACAACCTCTACTGCGAGGTCGACGAGGGCAAGGGCGGCTCGCCGCACGGTCTCGGCGGCCGGCTGATCCTGGCGCAGTCGGCGCTCGACCCGCTGCACGGCACCCCGGAGGCGGAGGAGCGGTGGGGCCGCGGCGTACGGGCCGACGGGCCGCTGCGCTCGTACCACTTCGCGCTGCGGGACTACGCCGTCCTCGCCTCGCCCAGCCAGACCGACCGGCTCGTCCACGATCTCGCCCGGCTGCATCTGGGGTATCTCGGCGAGGCGGCCTGGGCCGAGACCGATCACATGCCACAGGTGTGGGAGTACCTGGTGATGCGGCAGTTCAACAACTTCCGGCCCTGTCTGACGGTCGTCGACGCCGTGGACGGCTGGGAGCTGCCGGAGCAGTTGCACGCCCGGCCCGAGGTCCAGCGGATCACCGCGCTGGCCGGGAACGCGGCCACCATCGTCAACGACCTCTACTCCTTCACCAAGGAGCTGGCGAACGACCCCGGCCACCTCAATCTGCCCGTGGTGATCGCCGCCAATGAGCGGTGCGGGCTGAAGGCCGCCTATCTGGAGGCCGTGGAGATCCACAACCGGATCATGGAGATCTTCGAGGAGGAGTCCGCGGCCCTGTCGGCGACCTCCCCGCCGATCGAGCGCTATGCCGCCGGTCTCGCCGCGTGGGTGGCCGGAAACCACGAGTGGCACGCCACCCACACCGACCGCTACAGCCTGCCGGACTACTGGTGA
- a CDS encoding family 2B encapsulin nanocompartment shell protein, translated as MTAPVSSFASAPEPADEPQFTSLSTRAARQLATTTKSEPQMQAITSRWLLKALPWVDIKGGTYRVNRRLQLRIGRGRVQFDQNGADDVKVIPETLTELPALRGYTDLAALREISTKFRVREVRAGQVLVDAGQPVTEAYLVVHGRFTRYTTGKYGEEEVLGVISDGDGLGDEAIGHADPLWLSSVRADTAGVVLALNWDVLMAFVERTPSLAAHFEAFTERQRKPMNRKGEADVPLEAGHIGELTLPGGFVDYDLAPREYELSLTQTVLRVHTRVADLYNNPMNQTEQQLRLTIEEIRERQEWELVNNREFGLLHNIDYGQRVSTFSGPPTPDDLDELLSMRRRTRLLLAHPKAIAAFFRQCNRRGLVPGTVNVDGHEVPAWRDVPLFPCGKIPITPQHTTSIIALRTGEKDQGVVGLHQTGLPEEFEPSLNVRFMGIDSTAIMSYLVTAYYSMAVLVPDAAGILENVQVGWMPE; from the coding sequence GTGACCGCCCCCGTAAGCTCCTTCGCAAGCGCACCGGAACCCGCCGACGAACCGCAGTTCACCAGCCTCAGCACCCGGGCCGCGCGGCAGCTCGCGACGACCACCAAGTCCGAACCGCAGATGCAGGCCATCACCTCGCGGTGGCTGCTCAAGGCGCTGCCGTGGGTGGACATCAAGGGCGGCACCTACCGGGTCAACCGCCGGCTCCAGCTGCGGATCGGCCGGGGCCGGGTGCAGTTCGACCAGAACGGCGCCGACGACGTCAAGGTCATCCCGGAGACCCTCACCGAACTCCCGGCGCTGCGCGGCTACACCGACCTCGCGGCCCTCAGGGAGATCTCCACGAAGTTCCGGGTGCGGGAGGTACGGGCCGGCCAGGTACTGGTGGACGCCGGGCAGCCGGTGACCGAGGCGTATCTCGTGGTGCACGGCCGGTTCACTCGGTACACCACCGGCAAGTACGGCGAGGAGGAGGTCCTCGGCGTCATCAGCGACGGTGACGGACTGGGCGACGAGGCCATCGGGCACGCCGACCCGCTGTGGCTCAGCTCGGTGCGGGCCGACACGGCCGGTGTGGTGCTGGCGCTCAACTGGGACGTGCTGATGGCGTTCGTGGAGCGCACACCGTCCCTCGCGGCCCACTTCGAGGCGTTCACCGAGCGGCAGCGCAAGCCCATGAACCGCAAGGGCGAGGCCGATGTGCCCCTGGAGGCCGGACACATCGGCGAGTTGACGCTGCCCGGCGGCTTCGTCGACTACGACCTCGCACCGCGCGAGTACGAACTCTCCCTCACCCAGACGGTGTTGCGCGTCCACACCCGGGTCGCGGACCTCTACAACAACCCGATGAACCAGACGGAGCAGCAACTCCGCCTGACCATCGAGGAGATCCGTGAGCGCCAGGAGTGGGAACTCGTCAACAACCGCGAGTTCGGGCTGCTGCACAACATCGACTACGGCCAGCGCGTCAGCACCTTCTCCGGGCCACCGACCCCGGACGACCTGGACGAACTCCTGTCCATGCGCCGCAGGACCCGGCTCCTTCTCGCCCATCCGAAGGCGATCGCGGCGTTCTTCCGGCAGTGCAACCGGCGCGGTCTGGTGCCCGGCACGGTGAACGTCGACGGGCACGAGGTGCCCGCGTGGCGCGACGTGCCGCTCTTCCCGTGCGGCAAGATCCCGATCACCCCGCAGCACACCACCAGCATCATCGCGCTGCGCACCGGCGAGAAGGACCAGGGCGTCGTCGGACTGCATCAGACGGGCCTCCCCGAGGAGTTCGAGCCGTCGCTGAACGTACGGTTCATGGGCATCGACTCCACCGCGATCATGAGCTATCTGGTCACTGCCTACTACTCGATGGCCGTACTGGTGCCCGACGCGGCCGGGATCCTGGAGAACGTGCAGGTCGGGTGGATGCCCGAATGA
- a CDS encoding AAA family ATPase: MPTHTPFAVPTLPSEPGPTADTASQLDIAGDLLSLLRCTTTEPRPDIQLEALTLAVAADLPVLLWGEPGIGKTAALTQLAAALDLPLTTVIASVHEPSDFSGLPIVGDDPAEQGVPMAPPDWAVRLVRAGRGLLFLDELSTAPPAVQAALLRLVLERRIGALQLPPGVRIVAAANPRSSAADGWELSPPLANRFVHLRWTHDHEVVVRGLGGTWPRATLPRLVPERLSEAVDFARRAVCTMLAARPELTHQLPNSETRRGGPWPSPRSWEMSLRLIAFATASGVSREVLSLLVRGTVGDGPGLELLAGLDRLDLPDPEVLLADPTAAELPQRGDLRQAVLDGVVAAVRARPGKVRWDAAWALLVRALETGAPDLVVVPATTLASLRRDDWDVPTEIENLAGVVTLSRRADEAAARAKEATRTAARARR; encoded by the coding sequence ATGCCCACACACACCCCGTTCGCCGTACCCACCCTCCCCTCCGAACCCGGCCCCACCGCCGACACCGCCTCCCAACTCGACATAGCGGGCGACCTGTTGAGCCTGCTGCGCTGCACGACCACCGAACCGCGCCCGGACATCCAGCTGGAGGCGCTGACCCTCGCCGTCGCCGCGGATCTGCCCGTGCTGCTGTGGGGCGAGCCGGGGATCGGCAAGACGGCTGCGCTGACCCAGCTCGCCGCCGCCCTGGACCTTCCGCTGACGACCGTGATCGCCAGCGTGCACGAGCCGTCCGACTTCTCGGGGCTGCCGATCGTGGGCGACGACCCCGCCGAGCAGGGCGTGCCGATGGCCCCGCCGGACTGGGCGGTGCGCCTGGTGCGGGCGGGCCGGGGCCTGCTGTTCCTGGACGAGTTGTCGACGGCGCCGCCGGCCGTGCAGGCCGCGCTGCTGCGGCTGGTGCTGGAGCGGCGGATCGGCGCGCTCCAACTGCCGCCCGGCGTAAGGATCGTGGCCGCCGCCAACCCGCGCTCCTCGGCGGCCGACGGCTGGGAACTGAGCCCGCCGCTGGCCAACAGGTTCGTGCATCTGCGGTGGACGCACGACCACGAGGTCGTCGTACGGGGTCTCGGTGGGACCTGGCCGCGGGCCACCCTGCCCCGGCTCGTGCCCGAACGGCTGTCGGAGGCGGTGGACTTCGCCCGGCGGGCGGTGTGCACGATGCTCGCCGCACGCCCCGAACTCACGCATCAGCTGCCCAACAGCGAGACCCGGCGGGGCGGGCCGTGGCCCTCGCCCCGGAGCTGGGAGATGTCGCTGCGTCTGATCGCCTTCGCCACCGCCTCCGGAGTCTCGCGCGAAGTGCTCTCCCTGCTGGTCAGGGGCACCGTCGGGGACGGTCCGGGGCTGGAGCTGCTGGCGGGTCTGGACCGGCTGGACCTCCCGGATCCGGAGGTGCTGCTCGCCGACCCGACGGCGGCGGAGCTGCCTCAGCGGGGCGATCTGCGGCAGGCCGTGCTCGACGGTGTGGTGGCGGCGGTCCGGGCACGGCCCGGGAAGGTCCGCTGGGACGCGGCGTGGGCACTGCTGGTCCGGGCGCTGGAGACCGGGGCGCCGGACCTGGTGGTCGTCCCCGCGACCACCCTCGCCTCCCTGCGCCGCGACGACTGGGACGTTCCCACGGAGATCGAGAACCTCGCCGGAGTCGTCACCCTGTCCCGCCGCGCGGACGAGGCGGCGGCCCGCGCCAAAGAGGCCACCAGGACGGCCGCGAGGGCCCGCCGATGA
- a CDS encoding MFS transporter: MALFVIASCQLMVVLDITIVNIALPDIQRSLDFSTTSLAWVVNAYTLTFGGLLLLGGRAGDILGRRRVFVFGVLLFVLASLLGGLAQNAGQLLAARALQGVGGAIASPTSLALISTTFREGPERNRAFGVFAAVSAGGGAIGLLAGGILVEWLNWRWVLFVNVPIGLLIVLATPRWIKESERHPGHFDITGALTSTLGMVLLVYGFIRAAQEGWRDGLTLASFAGAVVFLALFILVERRSKQPITPLHMFRDRNRAGTYGIMLCLAAAIFGMFFFLTLFVQNVLGFSPLQAGLAFLPVSAVIAVGAGLASKFLPTYGPKPFMVVGAILSAAGLAWLTLTDIHSTYAGSVLGPMLVFSLGMGMEFVALTLMALSDVPTPETGAASGLLNATQQVGGSLGLSILVTMYGTASTNEAEDQVPDFLSQATPAERLEFERTGQLPPPWSHEVLTAGVSAAFVMAAIFTVVAALIAVLAIQVRPSDLERLKGGVGPGPG; the protein is encoded by the coding sequence ATGGCACTGTTCGTCATCGCGTCCTGTCAGTTGATGGTGGTGCTGGACATCACCATCGTGAACATCGCGCTCCCGGACATCCAGCGTTCGCTGGACTTCTCCACGACGAGCCTGGCGTGGGTGGTCAACGCCTACACGCTGACCTTCGGCGGGCTGTTGCTGCTGGGCGGGCGGGCCGGGGACATCCTCGGCCGGCGGCGGGTGTTCGTCTTCGGTGTGCTGCTGTTCGTCCTGGCCTCGCTGCTCGGCGGTCTCGCCCAGAACGCGGGCCAACTCCTCGCCGCCCGCGCTCTCCAGGGTGTCGGCGGCGCCATCGCGTCCCCGACGTCCCTCGCGCTGATCAGTACGACGTTCCGTGAAGGCCCGGAACGCAACCGGGCGTTCGGGGTGTTCGCGGCCGTCTCGGCGGGCGGCGGCGCGATCGGACTGCTCGCGGGCGGCATCCTCGTGGAGTGGCTGAACTGGCGGTGGGTGCTGTTCGTCAACGTGCCGATCGGACTGCTGATCGTGCTGGCGACCCCGCGCTGGATCAAGGAGTCCGAACGCCACCCGGGGCACTTCGACATCACCGGCGCGCTGACCTCCACCCTGGGCATGGTGCTCCTGGTGTACGGCTTCATCCGGGCCGCGCAGGAGGGCTGGCGGGACGGGCTGACGCTGGCCTCGTTCGCCGGGGCCGTCGTCTTCCTCGCCCTGTTCATCCTGGTCGAACGGCGGTCCAAGCAGCCGATCACCCCGCTGCACATGTTCCGCGACCGCAACCGGGCGGGCACCTACGGCATCATGCTGTGCCTCGCCGCCGCGATCTTCGGCATGTTCTTCTTCCTGACGCTGTTCGTGCAGAACGTGCTGGGCTTCAGCCCGTTGCAGGCCGGACTCGCCTTCCTGCCGGTCAGCGCGGTCATCGCGGTCGGCGCCGGACTGGCCTCGAAGTTCCTGCCCACCTACGGGCCCAAACCGTTCATGGTGGTGGGCGCGATCCTGTCCGCGGCCGGGCTCGCCTGGCTGACGCTGACGGACATCCACTCCACCTACGCCGGCAGCGTCCTCGGCCCGATGCTCGTCTTCAGCCTCGGTATGGGCATGGAGTTCGTGGCACTGACCCTGATGGCGCTCTCCGACGTCCCGACCCCGGAGACCGGCGCGGCCTCCGGCCTGCTCAACGCCACCCAGCAGGTGGGCGGTTCGCTCGGCCTGTCCATCCTCGTCACGATGTACGGCACGGCCAGCACCAACGAGGCGGAGGACCAGGTCCCGGACTTCCTGTCCCAGGCGACCCCGGCCGAACGCCTGGAGTTCGAACGGACCGGGCAGCTGCCACCACCCTGGTCCCACGAGGTGCTCACCGCGGGTGTCTCGGCCGCCTTCGTCATGGCCGCCATCTTCACCGTGGTCGCCGCGCTGATCGCCGTACTGGCCATCCAGGTCCGGCCCTCCGACCTGGAGCGACTGAAGGGCGGCGTCGGGCCGGGCCCGGGATGA
- a CDS encoding ATP-grasp domain-containing protein codes for MAHLLVVESWVGSMSRLLPRAIREGGHEFTFLTRDLHHYLRAAPEGTSHPLLGARNVVTADTNDIDALLPEADRLHTAFGFDGVISSCDYYLPTVARIAGHLGLPGPAPKAVANACRKDATRRVLADADVPGPRFALHEEWADLARAAGEIGYPLVVKPVDLCAGMYVRRVDNETELMAAVRALADFPLNARGQRRVPAVLLEELLTGPEVSVETVSYAGAVHVVGVTDKSVGGAPAFIETGHMFPAALTAADADAAEQTALGALKALGLTDGVVAHTEIKLTPAGPRVVEVNPRPAGNRITELVRHVTGIDLAAAAVEVALGRAPDLRRRETGLRSAAVGFLVPGTTGTLEALDGGHLADREGVLEVQLAEPGRPVRAAGSNNEYLGHVMVGDPAGPGARERVETLLGELRSGLVIR; via the coding sequence GTGGCTCATCTGTTGGTGGTCGAGAGCTGGGTCGGATCGATGAGCAGGCTGCTCCCACGGGCCATCCGGGAGGGCGGACACGAGTTCACGTTCCTCACCCGCGACCTGCACCACTACCTGCGCGCGGCTCCCGAGGGCACATCCCATCCGCTGCTCGGCGCGCGGAACGTCGTCACCGCCGACACCAACGACATCGACGCCCTGCTGCCGGAGGCCGACCGGCTGCACACGGCGTTCGGCTTCGACGGGGTGATCTCGTCGTGCGACTACTACCTGCCGACGGTGGCCCGGATCGCCGGACACCTCGGGCTCCCCGGGCCGGCCCCGAAGGCCGTCGCGAACGCCTGCCGCAAGGACGCCACCCGTCGCGTCCTCGCCGACGCGGACGTGCCCGGCCCCCGGTTCGCCCTCCACGAGGAATGGGCCGACCTCGCCCGCGCCGCCGGGGAGATCGGCTATCCGCTGGTCGTGAAACCCGTCGACCTGTGCGCGGGCATGTACGTACGACGCGTGGACAACGAGACCGAACTCATGGCTGCCGTAAGGGCGTTGGCCGACTTCCCACTGAACGCACGCGGCCAGCGCAGGGTGCCGGCCGTCCTCCTCGAAGAGCTGCTGACCGGGCCCGAGGTGAGCGTCGAGACGGTGTCGTACGCGGGGGCCGTGCATGTGGTGGGGGTGACCGACAAGAGTGTCGGCGGGGCGCCCGCGTTCATCGAGACCGGGCACATGTTCCCCGCCGCGCTGACGGCCGCCGACGCGGATGCCGCCGAGCAGACCGCGCTGGGCGCGCTCAAGGCGCTGGGGCTGACCGACGGCGTCGTGGCCCACACCGAGATCAAGCTGACCCCGGCCGGACCGCGCGTGGTCGAGGTGAACCCCCGGCCCGCCGGGAACCGCATCACCGAACTGGTCCGCCATGTCACCGGCATCGACCTCGCCGCGGCGGCCGTGGAGGTCGCCCTCGGCCGCGCACCCGATCTGCGGCGCCGGGAGACCGGGCTGCGCAGCGCCGCCGTCGGCTTCCTCGTACCCGGGACAACGGGAACCCTCGAAGCGCTGGACGGCGGTCATCTCGCCGACAGGGAGGGCGTGTTGGAGGTGCAGCTCGCCGAGCCCGGACGGCCGGTCAGGGCCGCCGGCAGCAACAACGAGTATCTCGGCCATGTCATGGTCGGCGACCCGGCCGGACCGGGTGCGCGCGAGCGGGTCGAGACCCTGTTGGGCGAACTGCGCTCCGGGCTGGTGATCCGGTGA
- a CDS encoding RICIN domain-containing protein — translation MSLTRPRPRTRRRARALCTVAALALGVPVVFSGPAAAAVPTYSVYLQNSVTGLNAADSGGTVAAHNPKGNEDHQQWTPVAVSGGHQLRNLDESGICLGRSGTSAVTTTCGADGTTWTITEAANSTYTIGVPGTSQYLTGSSADSALVQLGSSGDYARWYLTPVGYATSAMPSADTRTLDQVAFLTSHNAYANGVDGNFASFPVSLFPNQARGVSQQLTDGVRGFMLDAYTVSGQAVLCHNSCDGVSGPVPLATDLKRVVDFLKASPGQFVTVFLEDYTSSDVLKSSLASVSGLSDVLYRPDQEGVATSGWPTMADLAARGKQLLVFSDRTRASDVSAGYATRNTFGVMYQREWTVENYWSMGGGLGGSDWSCYSRWGTSRPLTTDSTAFHPLFVMNHFRDYTIGGTAETDNAKLGNRAQNFCTPAARKKPNYLAVDRYELGSPSPLTTVGNLNTYVLTAGQ, via the coding sequence GTGAGCCTGACCCGTCCCCGACCCCGTACCCGCAGACGTGCCCGCGCCCTGTGCACCGTCGCCGCGCTCGCCCTGGGCGTGCCCGTCGTGTTCTCCGGCCCCGCCGCCGCGGCGGTCCCGACGTACTCGGTCTATCTGCAGAACTCCGTCACCGGCCTCAACGCGGCGGACAGCGGCGGCACGGTCGCCGCGCACAATCCCAAGGGCAACGAGGACCACCAGCAGTGGACGCCCGTCGCCGTCAGCGGCGGCCATCAGCTGCGGAACCTCGACGAGTCGGGGATCTGTCTCGGACGCAGTGGCACCTCGGCGGTGACCACGACGTGCGGCGCGGACGGCACCACCTGGACGATCACCGAGGCCGCGAACAGCACCTACACCATCGGTGTGCCCGGCACCTCGCAGTATCTGACCGGCTCGTCCGCCGACTCCGCCCTCGTACAGCTCGGGTCGAGCGGCGACTACGCCCGCTGGTACCTGACGCCGGTCGGCTACGCGACGTCGGCCATGCCGTCCGCCGACACCCGCACCCTCGACCAGGTCGCGTTCCTCACCTCGCACAACGCCTACGCCAACGGTGTCGACGGCAACTTCGCCTCGTTCCCGGTCAGTCTCTTCCCCAACCAGGCGCGCGGTGTGAGTCAGCAACTCACGGACGGCGTACGGGGGTTCATGCTGGACGCCTACACCGTGTCGGGGCAGGCCGTGCTCTGTCACAACAGCTGTGACGGAGTGAGCGGCCCGGTTCCGCTGGCCACCGATCTCAAGCGCGTGGTCGACTTCCTGAAGGCCAGTCCCGGTCAGTTCGTCACCGTCTTCCTGGAGGACTACACCTCCTCCGACGTACTGAAGTCGTCGCTGGCCTCGGTGAGCGGTCTGTCGGACGTGCTGTACCGGCCGGACCAGGAGGGCGTGGCGACGAGCGGCTGGCCGACGATGGCCGATCTCGCCGCCCGGGGCAAGCAGTTGCTGGTCTTCAGCGACCGTACGCGCGCGAGCGACGTCTCCGCCGGGTACGCCACCCGGAACACGTTCGGGGTGATGTACCAGCGCGAGTGGACGGTGGAGAACTACTGGTCGATGGGCGGCGGGCTCGGCGGCTCCGACTGGTCCTGCTACAGCCGTTGGGGCACGAGCCGCCCGCTCACCACGGACTCGACCGCCTTCCACCCGCTGTTCGTGATGAACCACTTCCGCGACTACACGATCGGCGGCACGGCCGAGACGGACAACGCCAAGCTGGGCAACCGCGCGCAGAACTTCTGCACCCCGGCCGCCCGCAAGAAGCCCAACTACCTCGCCGTGGACCGCTACGAGCTGGGCTCGCCGTCACCGCTCACGACCGTGGGCAACCTCAACACGTACGTCCTCACGGCCGGCCAGTAG
- a CDS encoding vWA domain-containing protein, with the protein MSAPSLDYDKLFTARLQAARARPYLATALFALHAVESRHVPTMGVDRYWRCYVSPRFVERTPVEELAGVWVHEVSHLLRDHHGRSDRVAEERGLTGPGERLRMNIAADCEINDDAFGDGLVKPAGAVEPALLGLPTGQLMEDYLRRFQLGSRTLELAWLDCGSGADGLEREWELGPDGAHGLSEQERDAVRFRVAQGITGRPGSAPEGWQRWAEEAFHPPQPWRALLGAAVRSAASAPGAGEDYSYGRPSRRSAGVPGAVLPSLRRRPPYVSVIIDTSGSVSDTELGSALLEVAAISRAVGGRRDLVTVVPCDAAARIAHPLCRAEGIPLLGGGGTDLRTGFAKALRGHPGPDVIVVLTDGQTPWPDSRPPCRTVVGLFPRQHRHSGWDEDDPDYVPDTPPDWARVVHIG; encoded by the coding sequence ATGAGCGCCCCGAGCCTCGACTACGACAAGCTCTTCACCGCCCGGTTGCAGGCCGCGCGGGCCCGCCCCTATCTCGCCACGGCGTTGTTCGCGCTGCACGCCGTCGAGTCCCGGCATGTACCGACCATGGGCGTGGACCGGTACTGGCGGTGCTATGTCTCCCCCCGCTTCGTGGAACGCACGCCGGTGGAGGAACTGGCCGGGGTGTGGGTGCACGAGGTGTCGCATCTGCTGCGCGACCATCACGGGCGCAGCGACCGGGTGGCCGAGGAACGGGGGCTGACCGGTCCCGGGGAGCGGCTGCGGATGAACATCGCCGCCGACTGCGAGATCAACGACGACGCGTTCGGCGACGGACTGGTCAAGCCCGCGGGGGCCGTGGAACCGGCGCTCCTGGGCCTGCCGACCGGACAGTTGATGGAGGATTACCTGCGCCGGTTCCAACTGGGTTCGCGGACGCTGGAGTTGGCATGGCTGGACTGCGGCAGTGGCGCCGACGGGCTGGAGCGAGAGTGGGAACTGGGGCCGGACGGGGCGCACGGCCTGAGCGAGCAGGAGCGGGACGCGGTGCGGTTCCGGGTGGCGCAGGGCATCACCGGCCGTCCGGGGTCCGCGCCCGAGGGCTGGCAGCGCTGGGCGGAGGAGGCGTTCCATCCGCCGCAGCCGTGGCGGGCGTTGCTGGGCGCGGCGGTCCGTTCGGCGGCGTCGGCGCCCGGCGCGGGTGAGGACTACAGCTACGGCCGGCCGTCGCGGCGCTCGGCCGGTGTGCCGGGCGCGGTGCTGCCGAGCCTGCGGCGCAGACCGCCGTATGTCTCCGTGATCATCGACACCTCCGGGTCGGTGAGTGACACGGAACTGGGTAGCGCGCTCCTGGAGGTCGCGGCGATCTCCCGTGCCGTGGGCGGCCGACGTGATCTCGTCACCGTCGTCCCGTGCGACGCGGCGGCCCGGATCGCCCATCCGCTGTGCCGGGCCGAGGGCATCCCCCTGCTGGGCGGCGGCGGTACGGACCTCCGTACCGGCTTCGCCAAGGCGCTCCGCGGCCACCCGGGGCCCGACGTCATCGTGGTCCTCACCGACGGCCAGACCCCCTGGCCCGACTCACGGCCGCCGTGCCGGACAGTCGTCGGCCTGTTCCCCCGGCAGCACCGGCACAGCGGATGGGACGAGGACGACCCCGACTACGTACCGGACACCCCGCCCGACTGGGCCCGTGTGGTCCACATCGGGTAG
- a CDS encoding peptidoglycan-binding domain-containing protein, giving the protein MSEPTASVCPQCGTPRATDGTPACACGRLASEAHRDDRTAQAEAAEDFDPVRIRPFVKVGDGTGSPEAAERERADATEAPVDEDPAADVAPPLAEEDVDDERPAVDERPAVDEGPVVDERLSAERGGGGRRRRRVVLAAGSGVVAAAALVTGGIIGGLFSYEAPSRDGSGPGDVRADLPEAAAGAETSAATVTPSGTASSASPSTTPQEATPTESESRATPTRSGTPTKAPSDSDATVTAAPAPTRTAGRPPVLGLGDQGAEVTELQLRLAQIGFYGGGADGDYDPEVQSAVRGYQLTRVLLEDEPGVYGEATRASLESETSEP; this is encoded by the coding sequence GTGAGTGAACCGACAGCCTCCGTCTGCCCGCAGTGCGGTACGCCCCGGGCGACGGACGGCACCCCGGCCTGCGCCTGCGGGCGCCTCGCGTCGGAGGCTCACCGGGACGATCGCACGGCCCAGGCCGAGGCGGCGGAGGACTTCGACCCGGTCCGTATACGGCCGTTCGTGAAGGTCGGCGACGGGACCGGTTCCCCGGAGGCCGCCGAGAGGGAGCGCGCCGACGCGACGGAGGCCCCCGTCGACGAGGACCCCGCCGCCGACGTGGCCCCGCCCCTCGCCGAGGAGGATGTGGACGACGAACGGCCTGCGGTTGACGAACGGCCTGCGGTCGACGAAGGGCCCGTGGTCGACGAGCGGCTTTCGGCCGAGCGTGGCGGCGGCGGTCGGCGGCGACGCCGGGTCGTGCTGGCCGCCGGGTCCGGTGTCGTCGCGGCGGCGGCCCTGGTCACCGGAGGGATCATCGGCGGCCTCTTCTCGTACGAGGCGCCCTCGCGGGACGGTTCGGGCCCCGGCGACGTCAGGGCGGACCTCCCGGAGGCGGCGGCCGGTGCCGAGACTTCGGCGGCGACGGTGACGCCCTCCGGCACCGCCTCCTCGGCCTCCCCGTCCACCACACCGCAGGAGGCGACCCCCACCGAGAGCGAGAGCCGGGCCACCCCCACCCGCTCCGGCACCCCGACCAAAGCCCCGTCCGACAGCGACGCCACGGTCACGGCGGCCCCCGCGCCCACCCGGACCGCCGGGCGACCCCCGGTCCTCGGCCTCGGCGACCAGGGCGCGGAGGTCACCGAACTCCAGCTCCGCCTGGCCCAGATCGGCTTCTACGGCGGCGGGGCCGACGGCGACTACGACCCGGAGGTGCAGAGCGCCGTCCGGGGCTACCAGCTCACCCGTGTCCTCCTGGAGGACGAGCCCGGCGTCTACGGCGAGGCCACCCGCGCCTCACTCGAATCCGAGACGTCGGAGCCCTGA